One window from the genome of Candidatus Hinthialibacter antarcticus encodes:
- a CDS encoding cupin domain-containing protein, with protein MIQILDTAKMEGMRFPANRRGRGFTGPNLFENVGFRTGWIELDPENGQVPWHNHPENEVYIMIEGENIQIALEGEGVASLKKGQAVKVPSGKFHQLTNLGNERATFLYIYEGNGDVDHWRQELDGELPKAGVGEIPSLPEGAFRQCPESTKNSPDA; from the coding sequence ATGATTCAAATATTAGATACCGCAAAAATGGAAGGCATGCGCTTTCCCGCTAATCGCAGAGGACGCGGATTCACCGGTCCCAATTTATTTGAGAACGTCGGGTTCCGAACCGGTTGGATCGAACTCGACCCTGAGAACGGTCAGGTGCCTTGGCACAACCACCCCGAAAACGAAGTCTATATCATGATCGAAGGCGAGAACATTCAAATCGCGCTCGAAGGCGAGGGCGTGGCGTCTTTGAAGAAGGGGCAAGCGGTGAAAGTGCCGTCGGGCAAGTTCCACCAACTGACCAACCTGGGTAACGAACGCGCGACCTTTCTCTATATCTATGAAGGCAACGGCGACGTCGACCATTGGCGGCAAGAACTCGACGGCGAGTTGCCGAAAGCGGGCGTCGGCGAGATTCCCTCATTGCCCGAAGGCGCGTTTCGGCAATGCCCAGAAAGCACAAAAAACAGCCCTGACGCGTAA
- the sucD gene encoding succinate--CoA ligase subunit alpha, which translates to MAIFADKSTRLIVQGITGKEGSFHTEQCMAYGTNVVGGVTPGKGGSEHLGVPVFNTVAESVEKAGANATVIFVPPPFAADAIMEAADAGIQLVICITEGIPTLDMVKVKKFVTSRGVRLVGPNCPGVISPGKCKIGIMPGSIHMEGCVGVVSRSGTLTYEAVQQISDIKLGQSTCIGIGGDPVIGTTFIDALTAFNDDDETKAVVMIGEIGGSAEEEAAAFIKANMKKPVVSFIAGKTAPPGRRMGHAGAIIAGGKGTADEKERVLRESGVSVCESPAEIGERIQAALA; encoded by the coding sequence ATGGCTATCTTTGCGGATAAGTCGACCCGGCTAATTGTTCAGGGCATCACGGGAAAAGAAGGTTCATTTCATACTGAGCAATGTATGGCTTATGGTACGAACGTGGTCGGCGGCGTGACTCCCGGCAAGGGAGGCAGCGAACACTTAGGCGTTCCTGTGTTTAACACAGTGGCGGAGTCGGTCGAAAAAGCGGGCGCCAACGCGACGGTGATTTTTGTTCCGCCGCCCTTCGCTGCGGACGCAATCATGGAAGCAGCCGACGCGGGCATTCAATTGGTGATTTGCATCACCGAAGGCATCCCCACGCTCGACATGGTCAAAGTGAAGAAATTCGTGACGTCTAGGGGCGTCCGGTTGGTCGGCCCCAATTGCCCCGGCGTGATCTCGCCCGGCAAGTGCAAAATCGGCATCATGCCCGGCTCGATTCACATGGAAGGCTGCGTTGGCGTTGTCTCGCGCAGCGGTACGCTGACCTACGAAGCCGTCCAGCAAATTTCTGACATCAAACTGGGTCAATCCACTTGTATCGGCATCGGCGGCGACCCCGTGATTGGAACGACATTTATTGATGCGCTGACGGCGTTTAATGATGACGATGAAACCAAGGCAGTTGTGATGATCGGTGAAATCGGCGGCAGCGCCGAAGAAGAAGCGGCTGCGTTTATCAAAGCCAATATGAAGAAACCTGTGGTCTCGTTTATCGCAGGCAAGACGGCGCCTCCAGGGCGACGCATGGGCCACGCAGGCGCCATCATCGCGGGCGGAAAAGGCACGGCGGACGAAAAAGAGCGCGTCTTGCGCGAGTCGGGCGTCTCGGTTTGTGAAAGCCCCGCTGAAATCGGCGAACGCATTCAAGCCGCGCTGGCATAA